TTTCGGGGCAGTCAGTTGGTGGCCCAGCGCCTTAGGAAGTTAATCAATGGTTCCGAAGTATTGGCTTCTCATGCCGAATGTGGCCGCGTCCAAGATCCCTATTCCTTACGTTGTATCCCTCAGGTACATGGTGCCTCCAGAAACGCTTGGCTCCACCTGAAGGAAGTGACCGAGATCGAACTCAATGCCGTTACGGATAACCCCATCGTTTTAGGGATGGAAGAGGCCCTCAGTGGTGGTAATTTCCATGGACAACCGATTGCCCTCCCATTAGATTATGCAACATTGGCTGCAGCAGAATTAGGCAACATCGCCGATAGGCGATGCTATTTAATGCTTGAAGGGCGGTATGGCCTACCCAGACTTTTACTTCATGACACGGGATTAAATTCTGGTTTTATGATCCCACAATACACCACAGCTGCTTTGGTGAGTGAAAACAAATCCTTGTGTTTCCCAGCCTCTGCCGATAGTATCCCTACCTCGCTTGGCCAAGAAGACCACGTTTCGATGGGTTCTATTAGTGGGCGCAAGCTACACATGGTTCTCGATAATTTGGCATACATTCAGGCGATAGAATTACTCTATGCCACTCAAGCCATTGCTTTTAGGCGGCCTTTAAAATCAAGCCCCATTATCGAAGAAATCATTGGACTGGTGCGTGAAAAAGTGGATTTTGCTACCCAAGACAAAGTGTTATCTGCAGACATCCATGCTTTGCACCAACTCATTCTTTCCGACACCCTCACCCAAACATTAGCCTCCCATGAAGAACTCAACGATGGATTCGACTCTTTCGGACTTTATTAAGACATATGCTGCGCATCCAGTTTATCGCGCGCCAATGGGACGCCAATTACACGCAAAGTCATGGCAGACGGAAGCTCCCTTGCGTATGTTATTAAACAACTTAGATGCAGCCGTTGCTGAAAACCCGGAAGAGCTTGTTGTTTACGGCGGCATCGGACAAGCAGCCCGTGACCGTCCGGCTCTCGAAAAAATCATTGCCTTACTTTTGGAATTAGACGAAAACCACTCCCTTTTAATCCAATCTGGCAAGCCCGTTGGAATCGTCCGCACACACCCTGAAGCCCCCCGTGTACTCATTGCAAACAGCAATTTGGTTCCGCATTGGGCCAATTGGAAACATTTTAATGAACTACGCGAAAGGGGGTTGATGATGTATGGTCAAATGACCGCCGGAAGCTGGATCTACATCGGTTCGCAAGGCATTCTTCAAGGAACTTACGAAACCTTCATGGAATGTGGCCGACAACATTTTGGTGGCAATTTACGTGGAAAACTTTTGGTTTCAGGTGGCTTGGGTGGGATGGGCGGCGCACAACCCTTGGCCGCCACAATGGCTGGTGCTACCTTTCTGGGCGTAGATATAGACCCCACTCGTATCCAAAAACGTTTGGAAACACACTATATAGACCGCATGACCGATTCTTTTAGCGAGGCCATGCTTTGGATTCAAACCGCCATGAGCAAGAAGGAAAACCTCTCGGTGGGGTTGGTAGGCGATATTGGCGATGTACTGGAAAAACTGTTGGAAGCGGGCATTACACCCGATATTCTTACCGACCAAACATCCGCCCACGACCCCTTAAATGGTTATGTACCGTATGGATTAACACCAGAAGAAGCCCTTAAATTACGAAAGAGTGATCCAGTCCTCTATCAGGAGCGTGCATTAAGAAGCATGGCCCGTCATGTCGGTTTCATGCTACAGCACCAAGCAAACGGCGCCGTTGTCTTTGACTATGGCAACAATTTACGGGAATTTGCGCGTCAGGGTGGCGAACCCAATGCCTTTAATTTTCCAGGATTTACCCCTGCTTACATCCGCCCACTTTTTTGTGAAGGAAAAGGCCCATTTCGGTGGGTGGCGCTTTCTGGTGACCCGGAAGACATCTTCACCACCGATCGTGCCTTATTAGCACTTTTCCCCGAAAACACGGGCCTCGCCACTTGGATTCGAGGGGCGCAGGAAAAAGTGGCTTTCCAAGGGCTTCCTGCACGTATCTGCTGGCTTGGAATGGGTGAACGAGAACAGGCGGGTTTGCTTTTTAATGAACTGGTGCGTTCTGGGAAAGTGAAAGCACCGATTGTCATTGGTCGAGATCATTTAGATTGTGGCTCCGTGGCCTCTCCGAACCGAGAAACAGAAGCCATGAAAGACGGAACTGACGCCGTTTCCGACTGGGCCTTGCTCAATCTAATGTCCAATACTGCGGGAGGCGCTACTTGGGTTTCCTTTCACCACGGCGGCGGGGTAGGTATGGGTTTTTCGCAGCACGCGGGCATGGTTGTGGTGGCCGACGGAACGGATCGGGCAGCGGCCTGTATTCGTAGGGTGTTGCACAACGATCCAGCCTTAGGTGTTTTTCGCCATGCAGATGCCGGATATGACAAGGCGCAAGAATGGGCGAAACGGTTTGACTTAGATATGTGGGGTTAAAAAAAGGTGATGACATGAACCAGTCCGTACTCATTGGCCCTTTTACCCAAATTCTTCCTTTGGATGATTTGCCACTTAAAGGCGCCTTGACCGATGATCGGTTACGCAGTATTAAGGCGGGTGGAATTTTGGTTGAGGCAGGCAAAGTCAAGGCCATTGGCCGATTTGATAATTTGCATAGGCAATTTCCACACGCTTCCATTCAGGAGATCACACAAGAAGCCGTGGTACTTCCCGGTTTTGTAGATGCGCACACCCATGCGTGTTTTGCAGGCAGCCGCGCCCTAGATTTTGCTGCCCGAAATGCCGGGAAAAGTTATTTGGAAATTGCCGAAAGCGGCGGTGGCATCTGGCGAACCGTTGGTGCAACCCGTGAGGCCAGCGAAGCCGAACTTGCCACCAAAACATTGCATCACACCGATGTTTTTTTGCGTCAAGGAGTCACCACCATCGAAGTTAAAAGCGGGTATGGTTTATCGGTTAACGCAGAATTAAACATGATGCGGGCCATCCAGCGTGCTGCACAAGAAAGTACCGCAACCATCATTCCCACTTGCCTTGCAGCGCATATGCTGCCTCGCGACTTTGCAGGGGACCACCAAAGCTATTTGGCCTATATTGAACACGAACTCTGGCCCGTCATCCTAAAAGAAAATCTAAGTAAGCGTATAGATATTTTTATTGAACGTTCGGCATTTCCTTCCCAAGTTGGCCTTCTTTACTTACAAAAAGCACGAGAGGCCGGGTTTTCGGTCTGTGTTCATGCAGACCAGTTCACCACAGGCGGTTCAACGGTTGCAGTAAAAGTGGGCGCTGCGTCAGCAGATCACCTCGAAGCCAGTGGACCAACAGAAATCAAACAAATAGCAGCCTCCAAGACCGTTGCCATTGCCTTGCCAGGTGCTTCGATGGGCCTCGGAGAACCCTTTGCCCCTGCACGGGCCCTATTGGATGCAGGTGCTACCGTTGCCATTGCCAGTGACTTCAATCCGGGATCGGCTCCAATGGGCCATTTGTTGTTACAAGCCTCCGTTTTGGCCACCTACCAGAAGCTCAGTACCGCCGAGGTCTTTGCTGGTTTAACATTTCGTGCCGCTAAAGCATTGGAGTTGTCTGATACAGGATCATTGCAAGTGGGCTATGTGGGTGACTTTCAGGCCTATCCTACAAATGATTACCGCGAAATCTTGTATTCTCAAGGGAGAATAGCACCTTTTTACGTTTGGAAGCACGGTAAAGCCTATAAAATTAGATAATTATGTACCAAAATCCAGATCTCGCCCATTGGCAGGGTCGAATAGATGGAGAAACGCCCGAATATTGGCGGTGGCATCAGGCCATAAAAATACGCTCTTTATCAGACATAGGACCAGCCCCTCCAGAAAAAGCCGTGGCACTCTTGGGCTTTGCTTGCGACGAAGGGGTTCGGCGGAACCAAGGTAGAACAGGAGCCTCTTTGGGCCCAGTTTCTTTGCGAAATGCCTGTAGAAACCTCCCTTGGCACTTTCCCGACTTTGTGACGGTAACGGATGTCGGAGATATCGTCTGCGTGGGAACGCAATTAGAAGAGGCCCAATCACATCTTAGCGCAGCTATTCATCAACTTCAGACCAATCAATATTTTACCGTGGTCATGGGTGGAGGACACGAAGTGTTGTATGGCCATTATAAAGGCTTGCGCCAAGCCTTCCCCGACGCAAGGATCGGCATTATTAACTTTGACGCACATTTTGATTTACGGGCCGTTGAACCAAGCACAGGCCCTACATCAGGAACAGGATTCTGGCAAATTGCCCAAGAAGAACCCCTTTATTATTTAGCACTTGGCATACAAAGAAACGGTAATACTGCCGCCCTTTTTGAGCAAGCCCGCACGCTGAATGTAACCGTTATCCAAGCAGACGATTTTCACACGGACTACCGAGAAGGGATACGGAAAACCATACATACCTTTATGTCAACTGTGGATATACTATACCTCACGATTTGCTTAGACGTTTTTGCGACGGCATTTGCACCCGGTGTCAGTGCACCAACCGCCATGGGCCTACATCCTGATGCGATGTTAAGAGAGGTTCTTAGGCCCATCATTTACTCATCAAAACTGGTTTCGATAGACATTGCGGAATTAAACCCAACCTACGACCAAGACGACCGTACAGCCAAATTGGCGGCACACTTAATCTCCGACACCATTTTCGCCCAAACACTTAATACATAATCCCTTGCATACCATATTTACCCCACTCGCTCCTACACCTGCTGGTCATTACAGCCAAGCCATCGTCCATGAAAGATTGGTTTATGTGGCTGGCCAATTACCCATTGTCCCTGGCCAAACCCATGTTGTTGGTAGCATCGAAGACCAAACCAGACAAGTACTACACAATGTTTCGATGGTTTTAGAAGCCGCAGGCAGCAGCCTGAACCATCTCCTTAAAGTGACCATTTATGTTTCGGATATGGCACTTTGGGGCCGCGTAAATGCCATTTACAGCGAAGTTTTGGGAGACCACAAGCCAGCCCGTGCCGTCGTACCCGTAAACCCTCTACATCATGGCTTTCAAATCGAAATAGACGCAATTGCAGCCCTTCTTTCGTGAAGGTTATCGTGTACTTTCGATGCGGAAAGGCAACCTCATGGTTTCCCAAGACAATGCAGCAACTGCACTATTCTCCGTCAATTGATCAAAGGAGAAAGTCATCCATTCTACCAAAGAAATTTGCTCTGGCTTAATATTCAGACGAAGGGCGTCATCATTTTTATTATAATTAAAAGCACCCCATTGGTCGGACTTGCGGTTGAAAATCAAGGTCCATTCTTCTTCTGTGGGGATCACAAATAACGCATATATCCCTTTTTTGAGCAATTGACCATTCACCAGTACATCATCTGGCGTAGAAAAAACGGTAGATTCATTGGCCCCCGTCCGCCAGACTTCACCATAGGCTTCTAATCCTCCAAATATTTTTCGGCCTTTTACCCCCGGACGCCCATAGGAAATGGTGATAACCGTTTTGCCCACATTTTGTGCAATCATGGCATTCGGGCTCATCCGGGCGTCGCTATTGTCCCGTAGAGGTATTTTTGCGGTTTCGCCAGCACTGGCTTTGCTTTCCGGCTCAGAAGGCGTCGGAGAATCAGTAGAACTGGTACAAGCCGAAAGGAGGGCAAAATATATTCCACAAATGGTTAGTGTTATATAGGGTTTCATAACGGAGGATTATGGGTGAGGAAATCGGGAGTGAATAAAATGCGTCAATTTTTGTCCAAATGCAAATAAAGGATAATTTATGGCACAAAATTTAGGAATCCATTGCATAAAAAATAAGTAAGCACAAATAAAGGCTTTTTCCGTCTTATCCATGTCCTCAACAAATGCTCTAATGGCCTTGGCCTCAAAGTTTTTTGCTGGTCTTATTCTATTAAACACAGATCAAGGCATCAATCAATGGCTTTATTTGTTGTATTCGGTCTTCGATTCTGCCTGAAATGACCATATAAGGCATGTTCAATTCACTTAGGGTCTCTCGAAAAACCGCCTGCAATGCTGCCCTTACCGCAGGCCCATCGCGTTGGATGCCATCCGCTTCCCAAGGAATATCGTTGTCTGCCAATAAAACGAGGTCATAACGGTGCTGTTCAGCCAATTCCCAAAGGGACGCATCGTTCAAGTCAAAGTAATAACGGGCATAAATAGCAGTTGTTAAAGGAGTTGTATCACAAAAAAGCACCCGATTGGCCTTGCCCGCTGCTTGGTCTTCCTGTTCAATTTGTTTTTGGGCGATGTGTAACATTTCTTCTGGCCTGGGCAAGCGTTGGTATTCATCCACAAAAATACGTCCGTATTCAGGAACCCATACGGTCTGATATTCCTCTGCCAGTCGTTTGGCTAACGTGGTTTTTCCGGTACTTTCGGCTCCAAGAATAGCCACCCGAAGCACATATAACTTTTTGACAGGTTCTGGCAAAAAAGGCCAATGTTTAAAAGGATTTTCCCGAATTTCCGATCCAGAAATTGGAAATGCCTCACGCTTTTGGTCTATACAAATATGCACAGCATTTAGACACGCAGCCAACGGTGTTCCATACGCCTCGGAAGTAAAAACGACATCTGGGCCATCCGGAACCAATGCCCGTATGCTATTGGTCCAAATCGTCCAAAATTCTGCATGTTCATGCGGATATGAAGGGTTCTCAGCAGTATGGTGCAACACCTCTACCCCAGGACACAAGG
The sequence above is a segment of the Bacteroidetes Order II. bacterium genome. Coding sequences within it:
- the hutH gene encoding histidine ammonia-lyase; the encoded protein is MFSFGKDHLGVGFVLDLLKKPDLGILSEAVIHKISQNAAYVSKMASGETPVYGINTGFGPLCDTLISPAQTAELQHNLLISHSVGVGDPISETMARTMLICKVHALARGFSGIQPQTIAFLLTMLREGITPVVPEKGSVGASGDLAPLAHLFLPLLGFGEVFFQGNRQPARRVLEKLGLSPIQLGPKEGLALINGTQFMLAHAVHGVARLHHHLEWADVIGALSIEALMGSVKPFEARLHDLRPFRGSQLVAQRLRKLINGSEVLASHAECGRVQDPYSLRCIPQVHGASRNAWLHLKEVTEIELNAVTDNPIVLGMEEALSGGNFHGQPIALPLDYATLAAAELGNIADRRCYLMLEGRYGLPRLLLHDTGLNSGFMIPQYTTAALVSENKSLCFPASADSIPTSLGQEDHVSMGSISGRKLHMVLDNLAYIQAIELLYATQAIAFRRPLKSSPIIEEIIGLVREKVDFATQDKVLSADIHALHQLILSDTLTQTLASHEELNDGFDSFGLY
- a CDS encoding RidA family protein, whose amino-acid sequence is MHTIFTPLAPTPAGHYSQAIVHERLVYVAGQLPIVPGQTHVVGSIEDQTRQVLHNVSMVLEAAGSSLNHLLKVTIYVSDMALWGRVNAIYSEVLGDHKPARAVVPVNPLHHGFQIEIDAIAALLS
- a CDS encoding DUF2911 domain-containing protein, encoding MKPYITLTICGIYFALLSACTSSTDSPTPSEPESKASAGETAKIPLRDNSDARMSPNAMIAQNVGKTVITISYGRPGVKGRKIFGGLEAYGEVWRTGANESTVFSTPDDVLVNGQLLKKGIYALFVIPTEEEWTLIFNRKSDQWGAFNYNKNDDALRLNIKPEQISLVEWMTFSFDQLTENSAVAALSWETMRLPFRIESTR
- the hutI gene encoding imidazolonepropionase; translated protein: MNQSVLIGPFTQILPLDDLPLKGALTDDRLRSIKAGGILVEAGKVKAIGRFDNLHRQFPHASIQEITQEAVVLPGFVDAHTHACFAGSRALDFAARNAGKSYLEIAESGGGIWRTVGATREASEAELATKTLHHTDVFLRQGVTTIEVKSGYGLSVNAELNMMRAIQRAAQESTATIIPTCLAAHMLPRDFAGDHQSYLAYIEHELWPVILKENLSKRIDIFIERSAFPSQVGLLYLQKAREAGFSVCVHADQFTTGGSTVAVKVGAASADHLEASGPTEIKQIAASKTVAIALPGASMGLGEPFAPARALLDAGATVAIASDFNPGSAPMGHLLLQASVLATYQKLSTAEVFAGLTFRAAKALELSDTGSLQVGYVGDFQAYPTNDYREILYSQGRIAPFYVWKHGKAYKIR
- the hutG gene encoding formimidoylglutamase, with protein sequence MYQNPDLAHWQGRIDGETPEYWRWHQAIKIRSLSDIGPAPPEKAVALLGFACDEGVRRNQGRTGASLGPVSLRNACRNLPWHFPDFVTVTDVGDIVCVGTQLEEAQSHLSAAIHQLQTNQYFTVVMGGGHEVLYGHYKGLRQAFPDARIGIINFDAHFDLRAVEPSTGPTSGTGFWQIAQEEPLYYLALGIQRNGNTAALFEQARTLNVTVIQADDFHTDYREGIRKTIHTFMSTVDILYLTICLDVFATAFAPGVSAPTAMGLHPDAMLREVLRPIIYSSKLVSIDIAELNPTYDQDDRTAKLAAHLISDTIFAQTLNT
- a CDS encoding urocanate hydratase, which codes for MDSTLSDFIKTYAAHPVYRAPMGRQLHAKSWQTEAPLRMLLNNLDAAVAENPEELVVYGGIGQAARDRPALEKIIALLLELDENHSLLIQSGKPVGIVRTHPEAPRVLIANSNLVPHWANWKHFNELRERGLMMYGQMTAGSWIYIGSQGILQGTYETFMECGRQHFGGNLRGKLLVSGGLGGMGGAQPLAATMAGATFLGVDIDPTRIQKRLETHYIDRMTDSFSEAMLWIQTAMSKKENLSVGLVGDIGDVLEKLLEAGITPDILTDQTSAHDPLNGYVPYGLTPEEALKLRKSDPVLYQERALRSMARHVGFMLQHQANGAVVFDYGNNLREFARQGGEPNAFNFPGFTPAYIRPLFCEGKGPFRWVALSGDPEDIFTTDRALLALFPENTGLATWIRGAQEKVAFQGLPARICWLGMGEREQAGLLFNELVRSGKVKAPIVIGRDHLDCGSVASPNRETEAMKDGTDAVSDWALLNLMSNTAGGATWVSFHHGGGVGMGFSQHAGMVVVADGTDRAAACIRRVLHNDPALGVFRHADAGYDKAQEWAKRFDLDMWG
- a CDS encoding AAA family ATPase; translation: MEKVNDKPRFRHGLIIGKFLPPHEGHLYLIKSAQDQVERLTVLVCTLTSEPILGALRYEWMKALCPGVEVLHHTAENPSYPHEHAEFWTIWTNSIRALVPDGPDVVFTSEAYGTPLAACLNAVHICIDQKREAFPISGSEIRENPFKHWPFLPEPVKKLYVLRVAILGAESTGKTTLAKRLAEEYQTVWVPEYGRIFVDEYQRLPRPEEMLHIAQKQIEQEDQAAGKANRVLFCDTTPLTTAIYARYYFDLNDASLWELAEQHRYDLVLLADNDIPWEADGIQRDGPAVRAALQAVFRETLSELNMPYMVISGRIEDRIQQIKPLIDALICV